One genomic segment of Planktothrix serta PCC 8927 includes these proteins:
- a CDS encoding ribonucleoside-diphosphate reductase subunit alpha → MQSTSPSITITPNKDIKVIKRDGSFAPLDVSKIREVVNWACEGMEANPITLEAGLTTRLRNGVTTREIQDNLINCALELCSPSDPDWRYVAGRLHIWSLWKDTLVRRGYEYGDYCRTVHNKVEQGQYDVRILTYTVEELQEAGSWINPEWDKDYDYAGAVLLSKRYLLSEELPQEALLTCALLLAIVETSENRLFWARKFYQAIAQRKISLATPILANLRIPHGSLSSCFITAMDDNLESIFDTIKDAARISKNGGGVGTNVSRVRATGSWVMGKQNTSGGVIPWIKLLNDTAIAVNQGGRRAGAITVSLDIWHLDVSEFLEMQTENGDQRRKAYDIFPQLVISDEFMRRVINREDWTLIDPYEIREKLGIELAETWGDAFESAYQKIEENLDTEITLYRKVNARELFKLIMRSQVETGMPYLWFKDTSNRANPNQHEGYIPGGNLCQESWSNVKPGEEAHTCNLDSLNLANIEPEELPEICEIAVRMLDNTIEITNTPFEASKHHNQKYRTIGVGAMGLADWLAKNRLTYNHLTEISHLFEDIGFYCTQTSMELAKERGAYPAFKGSTWSQGKLIGAKPVEWFLQHAGNKERWQKLSLEIQQYGIRNSHITAIAPNTSSSLVQGCTASILPCYSRFFYDKWAKGTVPIAPPFLRDHFWFYPENKSLNQQIVVKAVATVQQWIDTGISMELMFNLNEGIYFPDEPDRTLKAKDIFDTLILAWQQGCKAVYYVRTVQRDSFKEADDGCVACAN, encoded by the coding sequence ATGCAATCAACATCACCGTCGATTACCATCACCCCCAACAAAGATATTAAAGTCATTAAGCGGGACGGCAGTTTTGCCCCCTTAGATGTATCGAAAATTCGAGAGGTAGTCAACTGGGCTTGTGAGGGGATGGAGGCCAACCCCATTACCCTAGAAGCGGGACTCACCACCCGTCTCCGCAATGGTGTGACCACGAGAGAAATTCAGGATAATTTAATTAATTGCGCCCTAGAATTATGTAGTCCCTCAGACCCCGACTGGCGTTATGTGGCCGGAAGACTGCATATTTGGAGTTTATGGAAAGATACCTTAGTCCGTCGTGGTTATGAATATGGCGACTATTGCAGAACCGTTCACAACAAAGTTGAACAGGGACAATATGATGTTCGGATTTTAACCTATACCGTAGAAGAACTTCAAGAAGCCGGAAGTTGGATTAATCCCGAATGGGATAAAGATTATGATTATGCTGGGGCGGTTTTGTTAAGTAAACGCTATTTATTGTCTGAGGAATTACCCCAGGAAGCTTTATTAACCTGTGCATTACTATTAGCAATTGTTGAAACATCTGAAAATCGTTTATTCTGGGCGCGAAAATTTTATCAAGCGATCGCTCAACGGAAAATTTCATTAGCCACACCCATTTTAGCTAATTTAAGGATTCCTCATGGTTCATTGAGTAGCTGTTTTATTACAGCAATGGATGATAATTTAGAAAGCATTTTTGACACGATTAAAGATGCTGCTAGGATTTCTAAAAATGGCGGGGGTGTAGGAACAAATGTTAGTCGAGTTCGGGCGACAGGAAGTTGGGTTATGGGGAAACAAAACACCTCTGGGGGTGTTATTCCTTGGATTAAGTTATTAAATGATACTGCGATCGCGGTTAACCAAGGAGGTCGTCGGGCGGGAGCAATTACGGTTAGTTTAGATATCTGGCATTTAGATGTTTCCGAATTTCTGGAAATGCAAACGGAAAATGGGGATCAACGTCGCAAAGCGTATGATATTTTTCCGCAATTAGTCATCTCCGATGAATTCATGCGCCGGGTGATTAATCGGGAAGATTGGACACTGATTGATCCCTATGAAATTAGGGAAAAATTAGGGATTGAATTAGCAGAAACTTGGGGGGATGCTTTTGAAAGTGCTTATCAAAAAATAGAAGAAAATTTAGATACAGAAATTACCCTTTATAGAAAGGTAAATGCTAGAGAACTGTTCAAGTTAATTATGCGATCGCAAGTGGAAACGGGAATGCCCTATTTATGGTTTAAAGATACCTCAAATCGAGCTAATCCAAATCAACACGAAGGGTATATTCCGGGGGGGAATTTATGTCAAGAATCGTGGAGTAATGTTAAACCCGGAGAGGAAGCACACACTTGCAATTTAGATTCCTTGAATTTGGCTAATATTGAACCCGAAGAACTCCCAGAAATCTGTGAAATTGCGGTGCGAATGTTAGACAATACCATTGAAATTACTAATACACCCTTTGAAGCCAGTAAACACCATAATCAAAAATATCGTACTATTGGGGTTGGAGCGATGGGTTTAGCAGATTGGTTAGCCAAAAATCGCTTAACCTATAATCATTTAACCGAAATTAGTCATCTATTTGAAGATATCGGTTTCTATTGTACTCAAACCTCAATGGAATTGGCAAAAGAACGAGGCGCTTATCCAGCCTTTAAAGGTAGCACTTGGAGTCAAGGAAAGTTAATTGGAGCGAAACCCGTAGAGTGGTTTTTACAACACGCTGGGAATAAAGAACGCTGGCAAAAATTGAGTTTAGAGATTCAACAATATGGGATTCGGAATTCTCATATTACCGCGATCGCTCCTAACACATCTTCTTCTTTAGTGCAAGGATGTACTGCTAGTATTTTACCTTGTTATAGTCGTTTTTTCTATGACAAATGGGCAAAAGGAACCGTACCCATTGCTCCGCCTTTCTTGCGGGATCATTTCTGGTTTTACCCGGAAAATAAAAGCCTAAATCAACAAATTGTTGTGAAAGCAGTTGCGACTGTTCAACAATGGATTGATACCGGAATTTCAATGGAATTAATGTTTAATCTCAACGAAGGAATTTATTTCCCCGATGAGCCTGATCGGACTCTGAAAGCTAAAGATATTTTTGATACATTAATCTTAGCTTGGCAACAAGGGTGTAAAGCCGTTTATTATGTCAGGACTGTACAGCGCGACAGCTTCAAAGAAGCCGATGATGGTTGCGTTGCTTGTGCAAACTAA
- a CDS encoding ribonucleotide-diphosphate reductase subunit beta, whose protein sequence is MTLDLFSSSAMDKSGHQKPLKMPINPIFNPNGNDDIAHRSIWFGETTNLMQLNDVRYSWAVSLYKQMRENFWVPEKLDITQDVVDYVNLTPDERWAFDGILSYLTFLDSIQTCKCDSFGSKVSL, encoded by the coding sequence ATGACCCTAGATTTGTTTTCATCATCAGCAATGGATAAAAGTGGGCATCAAAAACCCTTGAAAATGCCCATAAATCCCATTTTTAACCCCAATGGAAATGATGATATTGCTCATCGTTCAATTTGGTTTGGGGAAACCACAAATTTAATGCAACTTAATGATGTGCGTTATTCCTGGGCTGTCAGTTTGTATAAACAAATGCGGGAGAATTTCTGGGTTCCTGAAAAATTAGATATTACTCAGGATGTCGTGGATTATGTTAATTTAACTCCCGATGAACGCTGGGCATTTGATGGAATTTTATCCTATTTGACGTTTTTAGATTCCATTCAAACCTGCAAGTGCGATTCGTTCGGCTCAAAAGTCAGTCTCTAA
- a CDS encoding DUF4346 domain-containing protein, which yields MSAQSTTFNAQELASLDDQLSNRFIHLDPSGYFIIYIDKEARLICAEHYTNAINEKGLAVDPETGEPFPCTGSLKRTPTTVFKGRTAKELGIKITEETQPCPISCLDHALYLGREFVKAEIALTTGQPYIQD from the coding sequence GTGTCTGCTCAATCAACAACCTTCAACGCTCAAGAACTCGCTAGTTTAGACGATCAGCTTTCTAATCGTTTTATTCATCTTGATCCGTCGGGATATTTTATTATTTATATTGATAAAGAAGCCCGGTTAATCTGTGCCGAACATTATACCAATGCTATTAATGAAAAAGGATTAGCCGTTGATCCTGAAACCGGAGAACCTTTTCCTTGTACCGGGAGTTTGAAGCGAACACCCACAACGGTTTTTAAAGGAAGAACAGCTAAAGAATTAGGGATTAAAATTACTGAAGAAACTCAACCCTGTCCGATTAGTTGTTTAGATCATGCGTTGTATTTAGGACGGGAATTTGTGAAGGCTGAAATTGCTTTAACCACAGGACAACCGTATATTCAAGACTAA
- a CDS encoding serine protease, producing MRKSKLLPLVLIFSVLSYTPVALAPNGEELFEKGNAAQAAGNYSQAETIFRQVIRINPQDANAYNGMGNALRKQGKLEEAITYYQKAIQLDPKYPNAYNGMGLALKDQGKLEAAITNYQKAIQLDPKSAIPYYNLGIALSDQGKVEEAITNYQKAIQLDPKFAYAYTNLGIALKDQGKVEEAITNYQKEIQLDPKSAIAYYNLGIALYDQGKLEEAITNYQKAIQLDPKSAIAYYNLGVALYDQGKLEEAITNYQKAIQLDPKDTYAYNGLGNALKDQGKVEEAITNYQKAIQLDPKFAIAYNNLGIVLSDQGKLEEAITNFRQVIQLDPKSAYAYNNLGLALSDQGKLEEAINNFTIALSLPDEKGIPASAHTLAHNNLGNALQQQGKLPEAIAEYQKSIALDGNYVTAQNNLKEAQRLLAQQSPQYVPPPASDLAFVPTLQQEPLRDELRATVLIIANDIPGTRGPTRGTGWVVKREGNTIWVMTNRHVIANQQRQPSPKIEIEFFSEIEATRRARFPATVEQISNDEKLDLAVLKITGIPDDIRPLKMGTGRVSRNTKVIVIGHPINADPWNSSGGEVTNYSINKVTVSAVVATGNSGGPVINETTKEVIGIMVRVADEDIATDPNTPTPAVPDQVFTTGGFGIAYPIDLVQQQLIKWGINP from the coding sequence GTGCGAAAGTCGAAATTGCTTCCTCTGGTTCTGATTTTTTCTGTGTTGAGTTACACACCTGTTGCTTTGGCGCCGAATGGTGAGGAATTATTTGAAAAAGGTAACGCAGCACAAGCCGCAGGAAACTATTCCCAAGCAGAAACTATCTTTCGTCAAGTTATTAGAATAAATCCCCAAGATGCCAATGCTTACAACGGTATGGGCAATGCGCTTAGAAAGCAAGGGAAACTAGAAGAAGCGATTACTTATTACCAAAAAGCGATTCAACTCGACCCCAAATATCCCAATGCTTACAACGGTATGGGCCTTGCGCTTAAAGACCAAGGGAAACTAGAAGCAGCGATTACTAATTACCAAAAAGCGATTCAACTCGACCCCAAATCTGCCATTCCTTACTACAATCTGGGTATTGCGCTTTCTGACCAAGGGAAAGTAGAGGAAGCGATTACTAATTACCAAAAAGCGATTCAACTCGACCCCAAATTTGCCTATGCTTACACCAATCTGGGTATTGCGCTTAAAGACCAAGGGAAAGTAGAAGAAGCGATTACTAATTACCAAAAAGAGATTCAACTCGACCCCAAATCTGCCATTGCTTACTACAATCTGGGTATTGCGCTTTATGACCAAGGGAAACTAGAAGAAGCGATTACTAATTACCAAAAAGCGATTCAACTCGACCCCAAATCTGCCATTGCTTACTACAATCTGGGCGTTGCGCTTTATGACCAAGGGAAACTAGAAGAAGCGATTACTAATTACCAAAAAGCGATTCAACTCGACCCCAAAGATACCTATGCTTACAACGGTCTAGGCAACGCGCTTAAAGACCAAGGGAAAGTAGAAGAAGCGATTACTAATTACCAAAAAGCGATTCAACTCGACCCCAAATTTGCCATTGCTTACAACAATTTGGGCATTGTGCTTTCTGACCAAGGGAAACTAGAAGAAGCGATTACTAATTTCCGCCAAGTGATTCAACTCGATCCCAAATCTGCCTATGCTTACAACAATCTGGGCCTTGCGCTTTCTGACCAAGGGAAACTAGAAGAAGCCATTAATAATTTCACGATAGCTTTAAGTTTACCCGATGAAAAAGGAATTCCTGCCAGTGCCCATACCTTAGCCCATAATAATTTAGGCAATGCTCTACAACAACAAGGGAAACTGCCAGAAGCCATTGCCGAGTATCAAAAATCTATTGCCCTTGACGGCAATTATGTCACCGCCCAGAATAACTTAAAAGAAGCCCAACGACTCCTGGCCCAACAGTCTCCCCAATATGTCCCGCCGCCTGCGAGTGATTTAGCCTTTGTTCCCACTTTACAACAGGAACCCCTGCGGGATGAGTTACGCGCTACGGTATTGATTATTGCTAATGATATTCCAGGGACACGGGGGCCGACAAGGGGGACGGGTTGGGTGGTGAAACGGGAGGGAAATACCATTTGGGTGATGACTAACCGCCATGTCATTGCTAACCAACAGCGCCAACCCAGTCCCAAGATTGAAATTGAGTTTTTCAGCGAAATTGAAGCAACCCGACGCGCCCGTTTTCCGGCGACGGTTGAACAAATTAGTAATGACGAAAAACTGGATTTAGCGGTTTTGAAAATCACGGGAATTCCTGATGATATTCGACCGTTGAAAATGGGTACAGGTCGAGTCAGTCGCAATACTAAAGTTATTGTGATTGGTCATCCGATTAATGCTGACCCTTGGAATTCTTCTGGGGGAGAAGTGACGAATTATAGTATTAATAAAGTGACTGTTAGTGCGGTGGTTGCTACGGGTAATTCCGGTGGCCCTGTGATTAACGAAACCACAAAAGAGGTGATTGGGATTATGGTTAGGGTTGCAGATGAGGATATTGCTACTGATCCTAACACCCCTACCCCTGCTGTTCCTGATCAAGTTTTCACCACTGGCGGGTTTGGTATTGCTTATCCGATTGATTTAGTCCAACAACAGTTAATCAAATGGGGGATAAATCCGTAG
- a CDS encoding histidine phosphatase family protein, with translation MSVKLYFLRHGETTYSQQGGYCGNLDPDLTENGLKMADQFATSYQNLPWVAAFVSPMKRTITTAKPLCEAVGLEMQFREGLKEIAYGEWEGQLPQTVNQNYHDDYVRWLTDPGWNAPTGGEKGVDIARRSAPVLQEIEERYQSGNILIVSHKATIRIMLCELLGIDIGRFRDRIAMPTGAVSIVELSAHGPLLHALADRCHLDQSLRSSIGT, from the coding sequence ATGAGCGTTAAACTGTACTTTCTTCGACATGGAGAAACCACCTATAGTCAACAAGGCGGTTATTGTGGAAATTTAGATCCAGATTTAACCGAAAATGGTTTAAAGATGGCGGATCAATTTGCGACATCTTACCAGAATTTGCCTTGGGTTGCTGCATTTGTGAGTCCGATGAAACGAACAATTACAACAGCAAAACCGTTGTGTGAGGCGGTGGGTTTAGAAATGCAATTTCGAGAGGGTTTAAAAGAAATTGCTTATGGAGAATGGGAAGGACAACTTCCCCAAACCGTGAATCAAAATTACCATGATGATTATGTTCGTTGGTTAACAGATCCGGGTTGGAATGCACCGACAGGAGGAGAAAAAGGGGTTGATATTGCTCGGCGTTCTGCTCCCGTGCTTCAAGAAATAGAAGAACGATATCAATCAGGGAATATTTTAATTGTATCTCATAAAGCCACGATTAGAATTATGTTATGTGAATTATTAGGAATTGATATTGGTAGATTCCGCGATCGCATTGCCATGCCCACAGGGGCTGTTAGTATAGTAGAATTATCTGCTCATGGGCCGTTATTACACGCTTTAGCTGATCGATGTCATTTAGATCAAAGCTTACGTTCTTCTATTGGAACTTAA
- a CDS encoding acetate kinase, producing the protein MKILVLNAGSSSQKSCLYEITKSTLPDYPLHPIWEASIDWTGSQELGLMTVKKPGVKQEYSLDLKSKQEALSQMFNTLISGETKVLNHLSEINIVGHRVVHGGSDYSEAILIDEKVKETIQSLIPLAPSHNPAHLEGIEAVETLLGTVPQVAVFDTAFHRKMPDYVTIYPIPYHYLKEGIKRYGFHGTSHKYCAKQTAKILDKPLELLKIITCHLGNGCSLAAIQDGISINTTMGFTPLEGLMMGTRSGSIDPSIVLYLQGKYQYDVHQINQILNKESGLKGIVGESGDLRYILAEIKAGNAQAKLAFEMYIHRLKMGIGQMLASLGGLDALVFTAGVGEHAEKVREAACQGWEFLGLKLDLEKNSSNPVDQEISTSDSQVKILVVHTEEDWAIATECWHLFNCY; encoded by the coding sequence ATGAAAATTTTAGTATTAAATGCGGGTTCAAGTTCTCAAAAAAGCTGTTTGTATGAAATTACAAAATCTACGTTACCCGACTATCCCTTACACCCGATTTGGGAAGCGAGTATTGATTGGACAGGATCACAGGAATTGGGTTTAATGACTGTCAAAAAACCAGGGGTAAAACAAGAGTATTCCTTAGATTTGAAATCCAAGCAAGAAGCACTCTCTCAAATGTTTAATACCCTAATTTCAGGGGAAACAAAAGTTTTAAATCACCTTTCAGAAATTAATATTGTCGGTCATCGCGTCGTCCATGGCGGCTCAGATTATTCGGAAGCAATATTAATTGATGAAAAAGTTAAGGAAACTATTCAGTCTTTAATTCCTCTGGCTCCTAGTCACAACCCCGCCCATTTAGAAGGAATTGAAGCCGTTGAAACTCTATTAGGAACTGTCCCCCAAGTTGCAGTATTTGATACCGCTTTTCATCGAAAAATGCCCGATTATGTAACAATTTATCCGATTCCTTATCACTATTTAAAAGAAGGAATTAAACGCTATGGATTTCATGGAACAAGCCATAAATATTGTGCGAAACAAACGGCTAAAATCCTCGATAAACCCTTAGAACTCTTAAAAATAATTACCTGTCATTTAGGAAATGGATGTTCCTTAGCTGCAATTCAAGATGGGATTAGTATTAATACTACTATGGGATTTACCCCCCTAGAAGGATTAATGATGGGAACCCGAAGCGGTTCAATTGATCCGTCTATTGTCTTATATTTACAAGGAAAATATCAATATGATGTGCATCAAATTAATCAAATTTTAAATAAAGAATCGGGGTTAAAAGGAATTGTGGGGGAGTCGGGAGATCTGCGATATATTTTAGCAGAAATCAAAGCCGGAAATGCTCAAGCTAAACTCGCCTTTGAAATGTATATTCATCGCTTAAAAATGGGAATTGGGCAAATGTTAGCGAGTTTAGGGGGTTTAGATGCGTTAGTATTTACCGCCGGAGTCGGAGAACACGCCGAAAAAGTTCGAGAAGCCGCTTGTCAAGGATGGGAGTTTTTAGGGTTAAAATTAGACTTAGAAAAAAATTCTTCTAACCCCGTTGATCAAGAGATTTCTACATCGGATTCTCAAGTTAAAATATTAGTAGTTCATACGGAGGAAGATTGGGCGATCGCAACGGAATGTTGGCATTTATTTAATTGCTATTAA
- a CDS encoding YiaA/YiaB family inner membrane protein, whose amino-acid sequence MSNKQMLAQKDTSAWILQVWLSFILAVSTTAIGIAYLPVDIWVKGFMGMGLTFSVGSSFTLAKTVRDNHEADKLLSKVDQAKLEKLLAEYNPIK is encoded by the coding sequence ATGAGTAATAAACAAATGTTAGCACAAAAAGATACATCCGCTTGGATTCTTCAAGTTTGGCTATCTTTTATTCTGGCTGTATCTACAACTGCTATTGGAATTGCTTACCTTCCGGTTGATATTTGGGTGAAAGGATTTATGGGAATGGGTTTAACCTTTTCGGTGGGGTCTTCTTTTACGTTAGCTAAAACGGTTCGAGATAATCATGAAGCCGATAAATTATTATCTAAAGTTGATCAAGCTAAATTAGAAAAGTTATTAGCCGAATATAACCCGATAAAATAA
- the ltrA gene encoding group II intron reverse transcriptase/maturase — MSNTSLKTTVEWNQVNWRKLERRIYKLQKRIYRASSRGDVKVVRRLQKTLMKSWSAKMLAVRKVTQDNQGKKTAGVDGIKSLTPKQRLNLVKNLKLGSKVKPMRRVWIPKPKVEKRPLGIPTIYDRALQALVKLGLEPEWEARFEPNSYGFRPGRSCHDAIQAIFIVIKQKPKFVLDADIAQCFDGIDHEQLLDKLNTYPKLRRQIRAWLKSGVMDGKQLFPTSKGTPQGGVISPLLANIALHGMEYQIKEFVKTLPGKLSPRDKAKAISLIRYADDFVILHEDITIVQRCQEIISEWLKGMGLELKPSKTRMTHTLNLYENQEPGFDFLGFNIRQYKVGKYHSGKTTKGGRLLGYKTLIKPSRQSIKEYYQNISEIIDKHQSAPQKALIDNLNPIIRGWCNYFSGVVSKDIYAKLDHLIFYKLLSWGKHRHQNKTDKWVADRYWHSEGNRNWVFASRKEDKLTRLLLHADTPIKSHVKVKENLSPYDGNWKYWSQRMGKHPEVPKRVAILLKKQKGKCPECGLYIKEEDVLEIDHILPLSKGGKDEYKNLQLLHRHCHDKKTVRDGSSQGTHDKSQIIEEPDEVKVSSPVLKTSSNREVIA; from the coding sequence ATGTCTAATACGAGTTTAAAGACTACGGTGGAATGGAATCAGGTAAACTGGCGCAAGCTGGAACGCCGGATTTATAAGCTGCAAAAGAGAATCTATCGAGCCTCAAGTCGTGGTGATGTTAAAGTCGTTCGCAGACTCCAGAAAACATTGATGAAGTCCTGGTCAGCAAAAATGCTGGCGGTCAGAAAGGTGACTCAGGATAACCAAGGTAAAAAGACAGCAGGTGTTGATGGGATTAAATCATTAACCCCTAAACAACGTCTAAATCTGGTAAAAAACCTGAAACTTGGGTCAAAAGTCAAACCAATGCGGCGGGTATGGATACCTAAACCGAAGGTCGAAAAAAGACCTTTGGGAATACCAACAATATATGACCGCGCATTACAAGCCCTAGTCAAACTAGGATTAGAACCCGAATGGGAAGCGCGATTTGAACCTAATTCTTATGGGTTCAGACCAGGACGCTCATGCCATGATGCAATCCAAGCAATCTTTATTGTCATCAAGCAAAAACCCAAATTTGTGCTTGATGCCGATATCGCTCAATGCTTTGATGGTATCGACCATGAACAATTGCTCGATAAACTCAATACCTATCCAAAATTACGAAGACAAATTCGGGCTTGGCTGAAAAGCGGAGTCATGGATGGTAAGCAATTGTTCCCGACATCAAAGGGTACGCCACAGGGCGGGGTCATTTCTCCACTTCTGGCTAACATCGCCCTTCATGGGATGGAATATCAGATTAAGGAATTTGTTAAAACTTTACCAGGGAAATTATCACCCAGAGACAAAGCCAAGGCAATAAGCTTAATCCGATATGCCGATGACTTTGTGATTCTTCACGAAGACATAACCATTGTCCAACGATGTCAAGAAATAATTTCTGAATGGTTAAAAGGCATGGGATTGGAATTGAAACCTAGTAAAACCAGAATGACTCATACTCTTAACCTATATGAGAATCAAGAACCCGGATTTGATTTTCTAGGGTTTAATATTCGACAATACAAAGTCGGAAAATATCACTCTGGAAAAACCACAAAAGGTGGACGATTACTAGGGTACAAAACCCTCATCAAACCCAGTCGGCAATCGATTAAGGAATATTATCAAAACATCAGTGAAATTATTGACAAACATCAATCAGCACCCCAAAAGGCTCTGATTGATAACTTAAACCCGATAATCCGGGGATGGTGCAATTATTTTTCTGGTGTTGTGAGTAAAGATATCTACGCTAAATTAGATCATCTTATATTCTACAAATTGTTAAGCTGGGGTAAACACCGTCATCAGAATAAAACTGATAAATGGGTCGCAGATAGATATTGGCATTCTGAGGGAAATAGAAACTGGGTATTTGCTAGTCGTAAGGAAGATAAATTAACTCGACTACTACTCCATGCGGATACTCCTATAAAATCTCATGTCAAAGTTAAAGAAAATCTATCGCCCTATGATGGTAACTGGAAATACTGGAGTCAAAGAATGGGTAAACACCCGGAAGTTCCTAAAAGAGTAGCAATACTCTTAAAGAAACAAAAAGGGAAATGCCCAGAATGCGGATTGTACATTAAAGAAGAAGATGTACTAGAAATCGACCACATCCTTCCCCTGTCAAAAGGTGGAAAAGATGAGTACAAAAACCTTCAACTTCTACATCGACATTGCCACGACAAGAAAACCGTCAGAGATGGCAGTTCTCAAGGTACTCATGATAAGAGCCAAATCATTGAGGAGCCGGATGAGGTGAAAGTCTCAAGTCCGGTTCTGAAGACGAGCAGTAATCGTGAGGTTATTGCTTAG
- a CDS encoding 2OG-Fe(II) oxygenase encodes MNTIPSTTPSLISTDQLQNLINQSIKTLETLLQDEKINPSERANIALKILEMAECSSVTLMESLKSSSLLSSTPEISPNSTPKVVENNITILPANYVQIENFLTPQENREALKIALKQSSKFVDSKTTTKAINYRKSSILYATLFPGFYELLRKKLMATIPSVLTQLNFSPFTVSQVEMQLTAHNDGCFYKIHNDSGSPETDTRVISYVYYFHKQPKNFSGGNLRLYATEWNNSYALNEREFIDIEPHNNSIVFFDSRCKHEVMPVSCPSRRFEDGRFTLNGWFRAG; translated from the coding sequence ATGAATACTATCCCTTCTACAACCCCTTCTCTAATTTCCACAGACCAACTTCAAAATTTAATCAATCAGTCAATTAAAACCTTAGAAACCCTGCTACAAGATGAAAAAATCAACCCTTCAGAACGAGCAAATATAGCCTTAAAAATATTAGAAATGGCAGAATGTTCTTCTGTTACTTTAATGGAATCTTTAAAATCATCTTCTTTGCTATCCTCAACGCCAGAAATATCACCTAATTCAACCCCGAAGGTTGTTGAAAACAATATTACAATTCTCCCGGCAAATTATGTCCAAATTGAAAACTTTTTAACCCCCCAAGAAAATCGAGAAGCCTTAAAAATTGCTTTAAAACAATCGAGTAAATTTGTTGATTCTAAAACAACAACTAAAGCTATTAATTATCGCAAATCTTCTATTTTATATGCAACATTATTTCCTGGTTTTTATGAATTGCTTCGCAAAAAACTAATGGCTACAATTCCTTCTGTTCTGACTCAGTTAAACTTTTCTCCCTTTACAGTTTCTCAAGTTGAAATGCAATTAACTGCTCATAATGATGGATGTTTCTATAAAATTCATAATGATTCTGGGAGTCCTGAAACCGATACTCGCGTCATTAGTTATGTCTATTATTTTCATAAACAACCCAAAAACTTTTCGGGAGGAAATTTAAGACTGTATGCAACGGAATGGAATAATAGTTATGCCTTAAATGAACGGGAATTTATTGATATTGAACCCCATAATAATAGTATCGTTTTTTTTGATAGTCGTTGCAAACATGAGGTCATGCCTGTTAGTTGTCCGTCCCGACGGTTTGAAGATGGACGCTTTACCCTTAATGGTTGGTTTCGTGCGGGTTAA
- a CDS encoding ribonucleotide-diphosphate reductase subunit beta encodes MGSSVIYFYNLASRMLMPGSADIFKMINRDELSHVRLFQKLIPEAMQVFTHSVDQIYEMFNTAVEHECKWTNHIVGNNILGITEYSTEQYTKYLANIRLRSIGLEPLYPDKKYSKSPYTHLERFSDTKKEAHTKANFFEASVTSYVMSSGVSGWDEI; translated from the coding sequence ATGGGTAGTAGCGTTATCTACTTCTACAATTTAGCGTCACGGATGTTAATGCCGGGATCTGCTGATATTTTCAAAATGATTAATAGGGACGAATTGAGTCATGTTCGGTTATTCCAAAAATTGATTCCTGAAGCCATGCAAGTGTTTACCCATTCGGTTGATCAAATTTATGAAATGTTCAATACAGCCGTTGAACATGAATGTAAATGGACTAATCATATTGTGGGAAATAATATCTTAGGAATCACCGAATATAGCACCGAACAATACACCAAATATCTAGCAAATATTCGGTTGCGTTCTATCGGTTTAGAACCGCTTTATCCCGATAAAAAGTACAGCAAAAGTCCCTATACCCATTTAGAACGCTTCTCGGATACCAAAAAAGAAGCGCATACTAAAGCCAATTTCTTTGAAGCCAGCGTCACCAGTTATGTGATGTCTTCCGGCGTCAGTGGTTGGGACGAAATTTAA
- a CDS encoding ribonucleotide-diphosphate reductase subunit beta, which produces MRLLLSLTIPHLKSCVTAPEISLCMAEQTSQEAMHNQSYQYMIETMIPSDRRTFVYEFWKTDRVLRDRCEFIAGIYQKYIDDSTAENYFIALLADYMLEGLYFYNGLN; this is translated from the coding sequence GTGAGGTTATTGCTTAGTTTAACTATTCCTCACCTCAAAAGTTGTGTAACTGCCCCAGAAATTAGTCTGTGTATGGCAGAACAAACTTCTCAAGAGGCAATGCACAATCAGAGTTATCAATACATGATTGAAACGATGATTCCATCTGATCGGAGAACCTTTGTTTATGAGTTTTGGAAAACCGATCGTGTCTTACGCGATCGCTGTGAATTTATCGCTGGGATTTATCAAAAATATATTGATGATTCCACTGCTGAAAACTATTTCATTGCTCTGTTAGCCGATTATATGTTAGAAGGACTTTACTTCTACAATGGGTTAAATTAA